A stretch of Cicer arietinum cultivar CDC Frontier isolate Library 1 chromosome 5, Cicar.CDCFrontier_v2.0, whole genome shotgun sequence DNA encodes these proteins:
- the LOC101496548 gene encoding uncharacterized protein, which produces MATKTKDSTSVVGNKEKKTTSSNAPKRTTRPSTTSSVESSTTQSSEKHVPNYLKPTLSSQPRSQSFKLPRNDASNKPYPNRRRSFDKPQSLSRVPKQTPVASPSRLQHKPLVRNIIIPSSKSISKINPKGGVKKKTNSSVNTKNVATTKSTNNEETSEAINVVENEPEVKEAIINEENVEEKVENLAEIIPPQVENDQVEVEQTHGQDQNLEHIEYHDSEKVKEEIPIVLEEEEKQDQTKEENITNYKEECDNKEINHSTNEEEVEVKEENEEELEKEEVEVKEENEEELEKEEVEVKEKNEEELEKEEVEGGKCEEENEQVESEVKEEEEKKVDSSSKEDEDESCVVQGKKESQISNDVIQETASKLLEERKNKVRQLAGAFQTVIDHQTK; this is translated from the coding sequence ATggcaacaaaaacaaaagatagTACTAGTGTTGTGGGGAATAAGGAGAAGAAAACCACATCATCAAATGCTCCAAAAAGGACCACAAGACCATCCACAACAAGTTCTGTAGAGAGTTCTACCACTCAATCATCAGAAAAACATGTCCCAAATTATCTCAAACCAACACTTAGCTCACAACCAAGGTCACAATCCTTCAAGCTTCCAAGAAATGATGCCTCAAACAAGCCTTATCCAAATAGAAGAAGATCTTTTGATAAACCACAATCACTTTCAAGGGTACCAAAACAAACACCAGTAGCTTCTCCTTCAAGACTACAACACAAACCACTTGTTAGAAACATAATTATCCCTtcttcaaaatccatttcaaAGATTAATCCGAAAGGCGGTGTTAAAAAGAAGACTAATTCTTCTGTTAACACAAAGAATGTTGCTACTACAAAGAGTACTAATAATGAAGAAACATCTGAAGCAATTAATGTAGTTGAAAATGAGCCGGAAGTTAAAGAAGCTATTATAAATGAAGAGAATGTTGAAGAAAAAGTTGAGAATTTAGCTGAGATTATTCCACCACAGGTTGAAAATGATCAAGTTGAAGTTGAACAGACTCATGGGCAGGATCAAAATCTTGAACATATTGAATATCATGATAGTGAGAAGGTGAAGGAGGAAATTCCTATAGtgttagaagaagaagaaaaacaagatCAAACCAAAGAAGAGAATATAACAAATTACAAAGAGGAATGTgataacaaagaaataaatcattCAACAAATGAAGAAGAAGTTGAAGTGAAAGAAGAAAACGAAGAAGAGTTGGAGAAGGAAGAAGTTGAAGTGAAAGAAGAAAACGAAGAAGAGTTGGAGAAGGAAGAAGTtgaagtgaaagaaaaaaacgaAGAAGAGTTGGAGAAGGAAGAAGTTGAAGGAGGAAAATGTGAAGAGGAAAATGAACAAGTGGAGAGTGAAgttaaagaagaagaagaaaagaaagtggATTCTTCATCAaaggaagatgaagatgaaagttGTGTGGTGCAAGGAAAGAAAGAGTCTCAAATATCAAATGATGTTATTCAAGAAACTGCTAGCAAGCTATTAGAAGAGAGAAAGAATAAGGTTAGACAATTGGCTGGTGCATTTCAAACTGTCATTGATCATCAAACCAAATGA
- the LOC101495996 gene encoding F-box protein AFR, translating to MMIMEEKRYNTEHEELIPQLPNEIAEICLLHVPYPYHCLVRSVSSSWNRAITNPSFLLSKRSFSRPNIFVSAFHTLTAKIQWQSLDPSTGRWFLLPPTPLPNDTLACVSLPRQGKIFLIKETESTLVYNSAINRWLPASDMISENSVFAADEVSGGIVTAEKSGTNIYDSESDTWRRGAKFTGELERYETVVAGGKMYVTEGWSWPFVVRPKGGVYDLESDTWREMRNGMSDGWIGVSVGVCGRVFVIPELDLPLRVYDEVSDTWRGVSGDLFPRDVMKKPLVAKGLDDRIYVVSHGLNVAIGTVVVNNECSTVNVTWQVVEASLSFREFSPSTCQVLYA from the exons ATGATGATCATGGAAGAAAAAAGATACAACACAGAGCATGAAGAGTTAATTCCACAATTACCAAACGAAATAGCAGAGATATGTCTTCTTCACGTTCCTTACCCATATCACTGTCTAGTACGCTCTGTTTCTTCTTCGTGGAACAGAGCAATAACAAATCCATCTTTTTTACTCTCCAAGAGAAGCTTTTCGCGCCCAAACATCTTTGTCTCTGCCTTTCACACACTAACCGCCAAAATCCAATGGCAATCGCTCGATCCTTCTACTGGTCGTTGGTTCCTTCTTCCTCCTACGCCTCTTCCAAACGACACATTGGCGTGCGTTTCATTGCCACGTCAGGGAAAAATCTTCCTCATCAAAG AAACGGAGTCTACACTGGTTTACAACAGCGCCATTAACAGGTGGTTGCCGGCGTCTGATATGATATCCGAGAATTCAGTATTCGCAGCAGATGAAGTAAGCGGAGGAATCGTGACCGCTGAGAAGAGCGGGACGAATATCTACGACTCGGAAAGTGACACGTGGAGGAGAGGCGCGAAATTCACAGGGGAATTGGAGAGGTATGAAACGGTAGTCGCAGGAGGGAAGATGTACGTAACGGAAGGGTGGTCATGGCCGTTTGTTGTTCGGCCAAAAGGAGGCGTCTACGATTTGGAGAGTGACACGTGGCGTGAGATGAGAAATGGGATGAGTGATGGTTGGATAGGGGTGAGTGTTGGTGTGTGTGGGAGGGTGTTTGTTATACCAGAGTTGGATTTACCATTGAGGGTTTATGATGAAGTGAGTGACACGTGGCGGGGTGTGAGTGGTGATTTGTTCCCTAGAGATGTAATGAAGAAACCGTTAGTTGCGAAGGGTTTAGATGATCGAATATATGTGGTGTCACATGGTTTGAATGTGGCTATTGGTACTGTAGTTGTTAACAATGAGTGTAGTACTGTGAACGTGACGTGgcaggttgttgaggcatcatTGTCTTTTCGCGAATTCTCACCTTCTACTTGTCAGGTGTTGTATGCTTGA
- the LOC101495344 gene encoding uncharacterized protein has protein sequence MCLVFVCGQDERVVSRQPAPGSCPYCGGMIQAVDVDSNWNFCFLPLYHKTKRRHYCTMCARKLMVQGKT, from the coding sequence ATGTGTTTAGTGTTTGTGTGTGGACAAGATGAGAGAGTGGTGTCAAGGCAGCCAGCACCTGGGTCGTGTCCTTATTGTGGAGGGATGATTCAGGCTGTGGACGTAGATAGCAACTGGAATTTCTGCTTCCTACCTCTGTACCATAAGACCAAGCGTAGGCACTATTGCACCATGTGTGCCAGAAAACTCATGGTTCAAGGAAAAACCTGA
- the LOC101495672 gene encoding uncharacterized protein produces MACTFSSIRLFNPSGSHLAYSTTKSSVAVPHLFQATSFSNRASRLTSYSMSQPVAETDSSTLSTPNDAPSSYSNADVLVQYVVLRRDLIDTWPLGSVVTQGCHASVSAIWSNKDDPSTVDYCSPDKIDSMHKVTLEVKGEPQIKNLSEKLTSGGIIHKLWVEQPENIPTCLATKPYPKSIVSSYFKKLKLCK; encoded by the exons ATGGCTTGCACATTTTCATCGATTCGTCTCTTCAACCCCTCCGGTTCGCACCTCGCTTACTCAACCACCAAGTCTAGTGTCGCTGTTCCGCATTTATTTCAAGCGACCTCTTTCTCGAACCGGGCGAGTCGACTCACCTCTTACTCAATGAGTCAACCCGTCGCCGAAACCGATTCGAGCACTCTCTCCACGCCTAACGACGCGCCGTCATCGTATTCAAACGCCGATGTTTTGGTCCAGTACGTTGTCCTCCGGCGAGACCTGATCGATACTTGGCCATTAGGAAGTGTTGTTACTCAAGGTTGCCACGCTTCTGTTTCCGCTATTTGGTCCAATAAAGACGATCCTTCCACCGTTGATTATTGCAGCCctgataaaattgattctatGCACAAA GTCACACTTGAAGTGAAGGGAGAACCACAGATCAAAAACTTGTCTGAGAAGTTGACATCTGGTGGGATCATTCACAAACTTTGGGTTGAGCAACCTGAAAACATACCTACTTGCCTTGCCACAAAACCTTACCCTAAGTCAATTGTATCTTCGTATTTTAAGAAGTTGAAACTCTGCAAGTGA